Proteins encoded within one genomic window of Leucoraja erinacea ecotype New England chromosome 24, Leri_hhj_1, whole genome shotgun sequence:
- the LOC129708984 gene encoding ETS translocation variant 3-like protein, giving the protein MERSRKFFAQGMVILRNYVPQKAATKLLNILSFEQILHLLNQAPGAAMQCGCETEFVHYWLPGFLCASGLFSAGIAYPDWAYKPDSSPGSRQIQLWHFLLDLLRTEEFREVITWQGEFGEFVIKDPDEVARLWGARKGKPQMNYDKLSRALRYYYNKRILNKTKGKRFTYKFNFSTLVMLKWPLWDLPISPLLLGIPVEVPQVLEPRVAQSQVSQCIALPNHNGTAVSAHYPRIVSGQGTWALYAAGVNG; this is encoded by the exons ATGGAGAGGAGCAGAAAGTTCTTCGCTCAAGGGATGGTGATCCTGCGGAATtatgtgccacagaaggcggcgACCAAGTTGCTGAATATATTGAG TTTCGAACAAATTCTTCATTTACTTAACCAGGCTCCTGGGGCAGCGATGCAGTGTGGCTGTGAAACTGAATTTGTACACTACTGGCTTCCAG GATTCCTGTGTGCTTCGGGACTATTCTCCGCAGGCATCGCCTACCCAGACTGGGCCTACAAGCCAGACTCCAGCCCTGGGAGCCGCCAAATACAGCTTTGGcacttcctcctggacctacTGCGCACGGAGGAGTTCCGGGAGGTGATCACGTGGCAGGGAGAATTCGGGGAGTTTGTCATCAAGGATCCCGATGAGGTGGCTCGCCTGTGGGGAGCGAGGAAGGGCAAGCCCCAGATGAACTATGATAAACTCAGCAGGGCCCTCAG GTATTACTACAACAAGCGGATTTTGAATAAGACCAAGGGCAAGAGGTTTACTTATAAGTTCAACTTCAGTACACTGGTGATGTTGAAATGGCCACTATGGGACCTGCCAATATCTCCACTACTCTTGGGAATTCCTGTGGAGGTCCCTCAAGTGCTGGAACCTCGTGTTGCCCAGTCCCAGGTCAGTCAGTGCATTGCGTTACCTAA ccacaatggcacagcagtaagtGCTCATTACCCACGGATCGTCTCCGGGCAGGGGACGTGGGCGCTGTATGCCGCGGGAGTGAACGGCTGA